From Brassica rapa cultivar Chiifu-401-42 chromosome A06, CAAS_Brap_v3.01, whole genome shotgun sequence:
ATCAACGTTTCAGCCCTTACTTGTATAGATCTCGCCAGCCCTGATCTTCATCGATCAGCTGTTTTGCTCAAGCAGGTCCGTGTCTCTTTATTTTCCTTATATATGATTAGTGTGTGACCATTACCACTGCGTTATGTTTGATTCTTGTTCCAGGCATGCTTGGAGTGCGGATTTTTCTATGTCATAAATCATGGTTTAAGTGAGGAGTTGAAGGACGATGCTTTTGAGCAGAGTAAGAAATTCTTTGCTCTTCCTTtggaagagaagatgaaagtCTTGCGAAATAAAAAGAACCGAGGATATTCTCCTGTCCTTGATCAAATCTTAGATCCTGAGAATCAAGTCCACGGTCAGTTGAACAACTTTTCACTTCATCACTTGCTTAATCAAACAATGTTGTTGTATTAAATTCTTGTTTATAACCTAGTAATGGATTTCAGGAGACTACAAAGAGTGTTTTTTCATTGGAATCGAAGGTCCCAAAGATGATCCTCATGGGGATAAGCCATTTTATAGCCCAAACACGTGGCCTGATCCTGGTTAGCTCCATATCCTATCAAATCTTTTGTTTGCTAAGTACAGTATATAGAATAGGATATCAAACTGACTTGATTTCATTAAGCTATACAAGCTGAGTATTTATACAAGAGACAATGACGGTTTAACATAAACATTTCCTTTTGATGAATAGGAAACTATGCTTATCTCTAACTAGAGAATAGGAAAATAGACTTTATCGTATGAGAGGAATATAACATATATCGTATATATcgtaataatatattttctttgagtaaaatttgatatttatgGTAGATGTTTTGCCCGGATGGAGGGAGACCATGAAGAAATATCATCAAGAAGCATTGTAagtccattttttttatttccatcTTTTTAAGTAGCTGTCTCTCATCTTTACATTTGAATAAAATGGATATTACGACTATCTACATGGTTTGTACAAGGTTTCAAGCTTGCTTCGAATTAGTTAGAAACAAAAAAGAACTTGGATACAAGATTTATAGTTGTTAACCCTAATTCCTTCCATGTTAAAATCTTTTGGCTTCAACTAATTTATGTTTGTCTCCTATATTTTGCAATTTAATGGTCTTCTAACAAAGAAAGTTCTTCTAATTTTATGCTTTTTTCAACACCAAATGCTTATATTACTTTAAAGGTCCAATGGGCTTAGATGGTTATAACCGGAGATAATTTTGATGGTATATAAGACGATGAACGAAGACTACTAGAACGAAGATTACTAGAACGAAGATTACTAAAACATAACGAAAGATAAAACTGTTAAACCGTAGAGAAGGTTTATTCAACACATATCGAACAGCTGGCGCCAAAAACCTAACCACCAGTGCCGTACAAACTCCCAGCGGTCTAGATTTAACGACCGTCCGAGAAATCGCTGAGCTCAAACAGTCGCTTCAGGAGATCCATTACAAGATCCACCACGTGACAACCTCTGCATCGCAGATTGAGCGCGTCCTCGCCAAAACCCTAAGAATCCCTTTTACCCGGTGGATCAGCGGCGTACGGTTCCGACTAATCGAAAAACTTTTGTGTTCCGTCTTTCGCCGGAAATACCGACCCCACTGACCACGTCACATCGTTGACCACGTCACATCGTTTAACATTGCAATGGGGCGAGCTAATTTTCCTGACGAAGAAAAAGATGCTGGATTCTGTCAGCTTTTTGTCGAAAGCCTCGAAGGACCAGCAGTGAATTGGTTTTCTCGGTTACCCGAGAACTCCGTTAACAGTTTCAATGACCTGTCAGCGGCTTTTCTAAAGCACTACATCATGTTCATAAGACAGGGAGCCACCTTAATAATAAACGCCTTTGTTACTAACCCACCAACGAGTTTCGTCTCTCTCACTAGTTTCCGACCGAACTCGGTACAAACAGGGGGTTTTAGAGCTGTAAACCGTCTCCAACGATGCTTGATATTTGAGAAATCCAGAACCATAGCCAGAAAACCAAAACGCCTTAACTGCTTGTATTTGGAGATgaaatatcaatactattaaaagaaaagaagtcctaaaaaatctacttaaacaaggttgttagaccatttcattagatttaattatttatttggtcttaccttatatttctctaagtatataaatagtttatataatttaaatgaactcatttattattctcccataatctattatataattattctaaCAACAAATCTCCATAAATATATGACAGATTATTCAAACATGTTTACACATGAAGTGATCATTACCACATATAGTTCCATTAacagtataatttttttaatggtttagttatgtttaatagggtatataatttgtattttaaaaaattaagtattcATTTGATCCTTAATTTGGTTTCTATTCATAGATATATGATATGctcggttatttatgaaattcagcttaactttagttttttttcttcagtttGGTACAGTTTAGTGCACCCGGGTAAATGTATCCAAACCTATACATTatcttatatagaaattatataagaagaatttatttaatttgaaaaataaacccgcgctttttaagcgcggatcaaaatctagtgaaTAGTTATAAGCTAATGCCATAAAGCATAGGAGATCTATAAAccaaagaattttttattattctgTAAATAGTGCAAGGCCCACACCAGATGACAAGGCTCATGCCCATGAAACCCACAATGAAGATTAGAGTTTTATCATGAGTAGAAGAAACATGTGCGCCTACTTCTGATTGGCCGAAATGCGATGTCGGTGCCATCCCCCTGAGTTCGGTGAGGCTCGTCAAGACTGGACTGAAAAAAGAGTAAACGAGGTGCTGTGGGAGCtgggttgttgttgttgaagagGGAGATTTGGTCTTAGAGATGAGAACATGGGAGATACACAGATTCAGATCACATGACATGTTGGTGATGCATTCATACCTCGTCAGTGTGAGATTGAGAAGAAGGTCGGAGAAGCGCATCGGCAGTTTGACGGAATGGGTGAGGTGAGCAGTATGTGTGACTGATGAGACTCAGATCCATAATGTTGGGAGATATTTACCTTCTTATAGAATGAAAGATACAATATTATTGGGAATTTTTActataaactctattttagagatgCTCGGACCTCTTTCTAACTCTATGCTTTAATGCGCTTTATGCATGGTTAGGAAGGTTTGTAAGTCTATTTCGAGAATCTTGGCATTGGCGCTCAACTTGGATGTGGATTACTTTGATACGCCAGAGATGCTTGGAAATCCCATTGCAGTTATGCGGCTGCTTCATTATGAAGGTGATGTGTTTTGTTAATTGCGTAAACTTTGCATATCAATAATAATATTCTCTgccaataattttgtttttctcttatttttagGGAAGTCTGATCCCTCAAGAGGTATCTATGCATGTGGAGCACATTCTGACTTCGGCATGATGACTCTTTTAGCAACCGATGGTGTAATGGGGCTACAGGTCttgcattttttttccttttgctaGTTATATAGCGACTGATATGACGGgtttagttataaaatattGCTACTATCTGAGAGCAGATATGCAAGGATAAGGATGCGAAGCCTCGGAAATGGGAATATGTACCATCGATCAAAGGgtatattaatgaaaaaattataatttttttggtccATGGTTCATTATAAATACGACGCTGATTCCTATACCaaagttttctttttgtatGGTTTGTTTACCGACAGAGCATATATACTGAATCTTGGTGACTTGCTGGAACGTTGGAGCAACGGCTTgtttaagtaattttttttatctttgagactgatttaagtaatttatttttgtttgggtGTCTTGCTAATACATCCTTTTCATTTATATGTCCTTAGCATTGTAAAATTTGCAACTAAAGTTTTCTTGCTCAAAATTTTTTAACCTGCGTTTTTATCATGAAGATCCACATTGCATCGGGTTCTTGGGAACGGTCAGGATCGATATTCCGTAAGTCTCTAACAAATACCCATTTGCGTCTACGATGGTCGATTTTAggtttgaaaacataaatattgtCCAAAGTACCAATTTGAGTAACATGTTAGGTTAGAGAAATTCTTGTAACTAAATTACTCTGTCCATATCCTCACTAGTTTGGTAAgagttaatttttgaaattaagtttcttgaatttttacataaatttgaattatttattaataactccagtgattttcaaatttaaattatcaaaaatcatGATTCATGTTGCTTAACATGTTGATGTGTTCGgttcataaattattataacaCTGACAAcgtattattttttcttctcatGGCAGATTCCATTCTTCGTGAAACCGAGCCATGACTGTCTGGTTGAATGTCTTCCTACCTGCCAGTCCAAAAACAACCCTCCCAAGtaagtattttattattagCAAAAAAACAGTAAACATTTAATTAACATCTTTATGTTCGACGTACCTCGCCCAATGTTAATGATTGTGTTTAATGGATAGATATCCAGCTATCAAATGTTCGACGTACCTCACCCAACGTTACGAAGAATCACATGTGGATTTGAGCATCTACGGAAAACAAACCCAAGAGTGAAGCTTATAATCTACGCCTTCCCCGATTATATATGATATGGTTTGCAAGTCTTGTTTGGCTTATTCACCAAACTTATCCACAATAATGAAGATCCTTTGGATTAATTAAATGTAatcaattttcatttttaatttcaaagttAATATTGCACTCCTTCTGTATCACTTTAAGTGATTTTTAAGGTTTTTGCACTtggattaaaaaaatacaaatttctaTACAATTTATCTTGgttacataaaaatatcattaaatgaaattaattcaaccaataaaatttttttCAGTATTTTGCAATTGGTCACAAAGTTTAAATGGTATTAATATCTAGAATAATGAGaacattaattattttgaaacaaaattttttccTCTAAACACCACTTAAAGTGATTTGGAGGGAGTACTACaaattttttacgaaaaatctAGTCATTTATATTGGCTACATTAACCTTAGAGAAATTAGACAACATGTCCATTGCATAACAAAAATTAACTATCTACCCATTACAACTCATAggttaaaatattatgtatattatatataatatgacaCTTACTATCCTTTGTTTAACTAGAGCCATTTGatttctcatcttcttctttacttgttttttttttcttctcccctctcaattttatttgatatatatcttttgtatcatatataatttaatcaaataattatcTTTTGTATCATATATATCTTTTCTACATATTTCATAACTTGAAAtttttcaaacaattttttaaaaaactgtcGGATGAAGGTTTTACTATATCTgaatcatattaaaatagaatagtaTACGTGATTTAACATCTGATTTTACGTATTCAAAATACTGTTTTGCTAATATTTAGAATAtactattctattttttttataatagcaTAATCTCCTCGTTTTCGTTATCTTTTTCTCCTTCTTTCTTCTCCTCCCTGGACCTCTTTCCCTTTCTCCATCCACGTTCCTCCCTCCTCTCCCTTTTCCTCTCTCATCCTGgtcctcctcctcttccctATCCCTCCCCCTCCATATCCCTCTCTTTTATCAATTTAAAACTACATCGAATTTTCTATAATGAATACAATACAATATAGtacattatttttatatagtttctCTGATGAACGTACACACGCTTTAGGGAGAAAAAAGTCAAGATTATGTTTAAATTGTCCCACGAAGTCTTCCAAAGTCAAGATGAACGTACACACGCTTCAGGAAGAACGTACACACGCTTCAGAAAGTCTTCTGCCCAAAATGGTACAAAAAGATGATATGAAGTGGAGTCCAAAGTTATCTATGTTAAGGAATATTATCTAGCTgtgtaataattttgtttatggtCTTTATATGATTTGTATGTGCAATATTTTAGATGTgaattattttgtaaactttaagaGATGTTAATCAAAAGAATGATAAATATGTTCATGTTCTGTCAAAAGTAATTGACTTCATTAAAATTATTGATGCAAcataccaaaaaatattttgatgattcTACCCACACATAATAAAACCCAACAACACAAAAACTTAGTAACATTTGTTAAAACTAAGGGACAAGACTTCTCAAGAACCatagtcaaattcacaaaagatcaaaattgaattttaagtgaaagttaaaattttagatCTAATGGAAGTTAAAAATTGTATCTTATGAGGAAGACAATACAAACACAGAACATCaacttaataaaacaaaatcatcGGAGAAGACTTCTTATGAAGTCTTCTACAAGTATTCTATGAGGAAGACTTATAGAAGACTTCTCCGTTTAGCTAGAAACATTATTAAACATCAATGTTTGTAACTTCATAattatcaccaattaagttataaattcgATTCAGTAGTCTCAATATTGACTAATAAACATGAACTAGTAAgaagatattaaaaattcattttagtttaggataaatttgaagtttaataaagATTTACGTAGAAGACTTCTTTTGAAGTCATCCACGGAAGACTTTAAAAGAAGTCTACCCTGTGTAGACTTCAAAAGAAGTCTTCTATTTAGGTCATTTTTGCAATTGCAAATTTATGAAGGAAGACTTCTTAAGAAATCTACTCTACAAAAGACATCTTCGGAAGTCTTCCTTTGTAAATATTAGCttacttttgaaattgaattttttttgaaattttttcaaaatttccaaaGAAGACTTCTTTAGAAGTTTTTTCGGATAAACATGTTACTTTTGAATTTGACCAAAGTTAGTCATAACTTTGACTTTTTGTAGGAGACTTCTAGGGAAGTCTACCTGGAGAATACTTCAAAAGAAGTCTTCCGGAAGTCTTTTCAATGTCGCAATAAGTCTGTTAGGTTACCTTTGCAATTGACTATATTTGACTTTTCGAGAGAagacttctttagaagtcttcCGTCGGATGACTTTTCCAGAAGTCTTTTCTCCCGGGCAAAGGTTTGACCAAAGTCCAGAATTAAACTTGAGAAGACTTCTAAAgaagacttctaaagaagtcttctcattgatattaaatgttttactattatttttcaattgcaaaagtaacccacGCAGACTTCTTCCGGCATCGAGAAGACTTAGGGAAAACTTTCAGAAGACTTATGTAGAAGTTTTCGCTAGGAAGACTTCCTTAGAAGTCTTCTACAAAAAGTCAAATTTATAACCAACTTCGGTCAAATTTAAAAGTAACATATTTATCCCAGAAGACTTCTCTGGGACTTCTCTGGGACTTCTAAAGAAGTCTTCTCTgggaattttgaaattttttgtttacaaaGGAAAATTAGAAGACTTCTTCTTTTAAAAACACAcaaatggtcaattgcaaaactaacctatgcatTGACAAAGTCTTCTCGATGAAGAAGACTTCTCGTCGAACAGATCTGAAAATAAAATGTAGTTCGCGATTTCATACCTTGAACTTGTGAGATGACTTGCGTGGTTTCTCCAATCGCCCAGAACTTCACCATAACAGCTACCTACTCGTTAATCACAAAGAATCGTGAGCTTATGAAGCTTACATAATTTGTAATCAAAatcttcagttttttttatgtattttgagagaaagtgtaagatatgtggTTTGTGTAGATAGAAAATGAGAAAGGATGAGAAAAATCGAAACTTTAAGGCATTAACACTCTCAAATTGGTAGTTCATGGTGGTTGAGGTATTGATGTCAATGACAAAGTTGTAAATATTTGTTGAAGATGAGGATGGTAAAGTAAAAGCcttatttttagaaatataaaagaaaaaaaagtaatggcatTTTTTTGAATAACTAGAACTTCTAGGGTGAATAGGACAAAAcaatgtttcaaaaaaacatatgttatttttgtgtttgacttgtAATTTTGAGTCATTTTTTAAAGAACCCCATTTTTTTCATGGTTATAGCACATAATTTCCCTACAAAATAACCAAATTTGTTgtaaataaggaaaaaaaattattgtgttttATTCCATCAgtaaataatcatttttatagGAATACAATAGTTTGGAAGATAAGTATAATTTAGAGAACAAATATGAACTTGATTCCGTGGACGCATGAAACGAAGCCACaagaataaataatttaatattttattaatattaagaaCATGAGTACAACGTATTGCTgtctaaataatattttatcaacattagaatttaatattaaatatactaaaattagtttaaaattaaaatataactaaaatatatgttctgattaaaattaaaatattagaaaaattgTGGAGATGTTGAAATTAAACTATGCGAGTGTGTATTTTAGAGACCATTTGATCAGGCATACGCGTTTGGGTGTCCGTTTGGATTCGAATCGGGTTTTTCGAATTTTTGAGAGTTTCGGGTTTACACTCTTAGGATTTCGAAATATATCATATCAACATAAACATGGAATTGAGTATTTGATGAATATtgtatatatttcaaatatttatattgactattattttcagattttttggtTACCCTCatcaaaaatatctgaaaaagaGTTTTAAAGATCCAACAAAAACTGGTGAGGAGTTTATAATTGTGAATGTCTTTatatctaatttaaaaaaaaatgagattttgaggtattttttttgtttatttttttgtgaaattttGTGTTAATCGTTGGATCCAAACAACGTAAGAAAGGGATAGATTTTTGACGATGGTGTATCCCTTCATCTATGATCAGATTGCTGCTCTTCCTCCTCCTGACCCTCACTCAGGATCGGACACGATGCTCTGGAGGCAAGAGCTAGATGACTTTAAGGAATTTTTCTCGGCTACAAGGACATGAGACCAGCTGCGAATCAAGAAGAGTAAGGTACCTTGGCATGGTTTGGTCTGGTTCACGCAGGCTATCCTTCAACAGTCATTCATGGTTTGGCTTGGTGTTAAGGATAGGTCATAGGTTATCCACATGACTACGAATGAGACGATGGGGTTTGGAGAAAGGATGTGTCTACTGTGGAGAGCAAAATGAAGATAGAGACCAcctgtttttatttattttttgcatATCCTTACACTTTCAATGTCAGGAGAAACATAGAAAGGGGGCTACTTGGCGCAACTATCATGCAAGACTGGGAAGACACCATGAGAAGTATCCTGCAAACTCATCGAAGTCGTCTTGATAATTTTGCTTCGTTGGTCTTTCATACAGCTATTTACACATTTTAGAGGGAGGGAAACTCAAGGAGGCATGGAACAGCTTGTGTATCAGTTGATGCCATCGCGTGGATCATCgccaagatactgaagaattGCATATCCTCACTTCGTTATACAGGGATAATAAGCTAAGTGGACTACTTCGAAGATGGGTTGAGGTCAACCCTTCTATGGTCTAACAATAtattcttttcattctttaacaTTTAGATCACATTTTATGATCTTGTAAATGTCCATTCACGATTtaatcaataaatttgaaattttattaaaatgaagATATTAGAAACACATTTAAAATGACGCAAGCTATTGCCTCCTTTTCGTTGAAAATATCCAAGGAGCGGCGCTCGGATTTTTTTTCTCACTTGAAGAAAAACTCCAATGACAACTTCTGACAACTCTCTTCGACGTTTCTCTAATACTACTCCATGTTGACAGAGAAATTTCCGATGTATATTTTTTGGACTTAGCAAAACCGAGTCTCTACACGACTTCATGGTGCCGTGATGTACAGATCAATGGAATCAGCGAAAAGTGGTCTAGGATGGGTTGACGAAAGCGCTCTGGTACGAATCTGAATTAAGGAATTGGGTTACGCTAAAGAAACTGCACACAATTCAAGATGCTCTCCAACGCGCTTCAAACCTCATCATCAACAAGGAGGAAATGAAAGTTCTATCGTGAAATCATGAACCTCCGAAGGCATCAAGCAAAAATGCTACCTCGGAGTCACAACCTAAAAAGGCTTCTAGTAACGATAGATATGTTGATCATTAGGGACAAGATGTCAAGGGGGCACATAACTACGCCATCGACTCTGGAATAGATGTTGGTGCTTGCTGTGACTAATCATCTCGTCCAGCAGGTTCGACCACCAC
This genomic window contains:
- the LOC103873597 gene encoding 2-oxoglutarate-Fe(II) type oxidoreductase hxnY, producing MKNKDQEKASTINVSALTCIDLASPDLHRSAVLLKQACLECGFFYVINHGLSEELKDDAFEQSKKFFALPLEEKMKVLRNKKNRGYSPVLDQILDPENQVHGDYKECFFIGIEGPKDDPHGDKPFYSPNTWPDPDVLPGWRETMKKYHQEALKVCKSISRILALALNLDVDYFDTPEMLGNPIAVMRLLHYEGKSDPSRGIYACGAHSDFGMMTLLATDGVMGLQICKDKDAKPRKWEYVPSIKGAYILNLGDLLERWSNGLFKSTLHRVLGNGQDRYSIPFFVKPSHDCLVECLPTCQSKNNPPKYPAIKCSTYLTQRYEESHVDLSIYGKQTQE